Proteins encoded together in one Oxalobacteraceae sp. CFBP 8761 window:
- the tsaD gene encoding tRNA (adenosine(37)-N6)-threonylcarbamoyltransferase complex transferase subunit TsaD, giving the protein MIVLGVESSCDETGFALYDTERGLLSHALHSQVAMHEEYGGVVPELASRDHIRRAIPLLDEVLKRANLPASNIDAIAYTQGPGLAGALLVGSSVACSLALALDKPVLGVHHLEGHLLSPLLASERPDFPFIALLVSGGHTQLMRVDGVGSYTLLGETLDDAAGEAFDKSAKLLGLGYPGGPAISQLAERGDPAAYKLPRPMLHSKDFNFSFSGLKTAVLTVVKNHDVKVIADIPEQDKANIARGFVDAIVDVLTAKCVSAMKHTGLNRLVIAGGVGANKQLRASLNAAAAKRKFKVYYPELEFCTDNGAMIAFAGAMRLERNPALAQRDYAFNVRPRWPLDELEAA; this is encoded by the coding sequence ATGATCGTTCTCGGCGTCGAATCCTCCTGCGATGAAACCGGCTTTGCTCTGTATGACACCGAGCGCGGCCTGCTGTCCCACGCCCTGCACTCGCAGGTCGCGATGCACGAAGAATATGGTGGTGTGGTGCCCGAACTGGCCTCGCGCGACCATATCCGGCGCGCCATTCCGCTGCTGGACGAGGTGCTCAAGCGCGCCAATCTGCCGGCGTCGAACATCGACGCCATCGCTTACACGCAAGGCCCCGGCCTGGCTGGCGCGCTGCTGGTCGGCTCGTCGGTGGCATGCAGCCTGGCGCTCGCGCTCGACAAGCCTGTGCTGGGCGTACATCATCTCGAAGGCCACCTGCTCTCGCCGCTGCTTGCATCGGAACGGCCGGACTTTCCATTCATTGCCCTGCTCGTCTCGGGCGGTCACACGCAGCTGATGCGCGTCGATGGCGTGGGCAGTTACACGCTGCTGGGCGAAACGCTGGACGATGCCGCCGGCGAAGCCTTCGACAAGTCGGCCAAGCTGCTGGGCCTGGGCTATCCGGGTGGCCCGGCGATCTCGCAACTGGCCGAGCGCGGCGATCCGGCGGCCTACAAACTGCCGCGGCCAATGTTGCACAGCAAGGATTTCAACTTCAGCTTTTCGGGCCTGAAAACGGCGGTGCTTACCGTCGTCAAGAACCACGACGTCAAGGTGATTGCGGATATTCCCGAGCAGGACAAGGCCAATATTGCGCGCGGCTTTGTCGACGCGATTGTCGACGTGCTCACCGCCAAGTGCGTGAGCGCCATGAAGCACACGGGTTTGAACCGGCTGGTGATCGCCGGCGGCGTTGGCGCCAACAAGCAGTTGCGCGCGTCGCTCAATGCGGCGGCGGCCAAGCGCAAGTTCAAGGTCTATTATCCGGAGCTGGAATTTTGCACCGACAATGGCGCGATGATTGCGTTTGCCGGGGCGATGCGTCTTGAGCGCAACCCTGCGCTGGCGCAGCGCGATTACGCGTTCAATGTGCGTCCGCGCTGGCCGCTGGACGAGCTCGAAGCGGCCTGA
- a CDS encoding helix-turn-helix transcriptional regulator, with protein sequence MDPHSKLLLDIYHCAAGASAADLNDYVLSSLKRVIVFDSAAISDLEYSEEQGFMISALHLHKAPVERFLQRREVMGVEKLDAEGRLQSRDVVLQNACAHRGRSVRADVSKLQLKADIAMYTRRFDTAHSLTFLSPRTSSPKATMIALWRATQRHSYDDGHTIIADNLFPHVLQARQINKQLALATLAEPASTTIALSDFHGCLQFIEPAAVQMLQREWSDWRPPVLPQTLTTILGSSNHALYAGFAVQVRAVHQANMLCLLISLRRPLSAALTAAELRVAQMAVQGMQNKEIARSLGTSPATVRNQLHAVYRKLDVGSRGGLVLAMQAIVSTA encoded by the coding sequence ATGGATCCGCATTCCAAGCTGCTGCTAGATATTTACCATTGCGCCGCAGGTGCCAGTGCCGCCGACCTCAACGACTATGTGCTGAGCAGCCTCAAACGGGTGATTGTCTTCGATTCTGCGGCAATTAGTGATTTGGAGTACTCCGAAGAACAAGGTTTTATGATTTCGGCGTTGCATTTGCACAAAGCGCCAGTCGAAAGATTCCTCCAGCGACGGGAGGTGATGGGCGTGGAGAAACTCGATGCAGAAGGGCGGTTGCAAAGCCGCGACGTCGTGCTACAAAATGCCTGCGCACATCGTGGCAGGAGCGTGCGCGCCGACGTGAGCAAGCTGCAGCTCAAAGCCGACATTGCAATGTACACAAGACGTTTTGATACGGCCCATTCACTAACTTTCCTTTCGCCGCGGACGTCGAGCCCGAAGGCCACGATGATCGCGTTATGGCGTGCCACGCAGCGGCATAGTTATGACGACGGTCATACAATTATCGCGGATAATCTGTTTCCACACGTTCTACAGGCACGCCAGATTAATAAACAGCTGGCGCTTGCGACACTTGCCGAACCAGCCAGCACGACGATCGCGCTGTCCGACTTTCACGGTTGCCTGCAATTCATCGAGCCTGCTGCCGTGCAGATGCTCCAGCGCGAATGGTCTGATTGGAGACCGCCTGTGTTGCCACAAACGTTGACGACCATACTAGGATCGAGCAATCACGCTCTCTATGCAGGATTTGCCGTGCAAGTGAGGGCGGTGCATCAAGCAAATATGCTCTGTCTCCTGATTTCCCTGCGGCGGCCTTTATCCGCCGCGCTCACGGCCGCCGAGCTGCGCGTAGCCCAAATGGCTGTGCAAGGCATGCAGAATAAGGAAATCGCACGTTCTTTGGGTACGTCGCCAGCGACGGTGCGCAATCAATTGCATGCTGTCTATCGTAAACTTGACGTGGGCAGTCGGGGTGGGCTGGTACTTGCGATGCAGGCGATAGTATCCACCGCATAG
- a CDS encoding NAD(P)/FAD-dependent oxidoreductase — MANQFDVAVIGAGAAGMMCAAVAAQGGKRVVLVDHAAKLAEKIRISGGGRCNFTNVNAGPQHYLSNNPHFCRSALSRYTAQDFLALVKKYRIAHHEKHRGQLFCNDSAEQIIAMLRAECDLGGVEWRMPCKVAGVRKADDGFAIDTDAGELLVGSVVVATGGLSIPKIGATDLGYRIATQFDLKLIETRPGLVPLTFDGPSWEPFVPLAGIALEVEVSTGSSKGKGARGGHFREDLLFTHRGLSGPAILQISSYWQPGTPIVLNLLPEMDVADTLIGLKKTEKKQLGNVLTQWLPARLAEGLLTANGFDATARLADMADAKLRALGDAINRWAIVPTGSEGYRKAEVTLGGVDTKGLSQQTMMANNVPGLYFIGETVDVTGWLGGYNFQWAWASGVAAGLAVANS; from the coding sequence ATGGCAAATCAATTCGATGTGGCGGTAATCGGCGCGGGCGCGGCCGGGATGATGTGCGCGGCCGTGGCGGCGCAGGGCGGCAAGCGCGTGGTCCTGGTCGACCACGCGGCCAAGCTGGCCGAAAAGATCCGCATCTCGGGCGGTGGGCGTTGTAACTTCACCAACGTCAATGCCGGGCCGCAGCACTACTTGTCGAACAATCCCCATTTCTGCCGCAGCGCGCTGTCGCGTTACACGGCGCAGGACTTCCTGGCGCTCGTCAAGAAATACCGGATCGCCCACCACGAAAAGCACCGCGGCCAATTGTTCTGCAACGATTCGGCCGAGCAGATCATCGCGATGCTGCGCGCCGAGTGCGACCTGGGCGGCGTCGAGTGGCGCATGCCGTGCAAGGTGGCCGGTGTGCGCAAGGCCGATGATGGCTTTGCCATCGACACCGATGCCGGCGAGTTGCTGGTGGGTAGTGTCGTGGTCGCCACGGGCGGCCTGTCGATCCCGAAAATCGGCGCAACCGATCTCGGCTATCGCATCGCCACGCAATTCGACCTGAAACTGATCGAGACCCGTCCGGGTCTGGTGCCGCTGACGTTCGACGGCCCGAGCTGGGAACCGTTTGTGCCGCTGGCGGGCATCGCGCTCGAGGTCGAGGTCAGCACGGGCAGCAGCAAAGGCAAGGGCGCACGGGGAGGCCACTTCCGTGAAGACTTGTTGTTCACACACCGCGGCCTGTCCGGCCCGGCGATCCTGCAGATTTCCAGCTACTGGCAGCCGGGCACGCCGATCGTACTGAACCTGTTGCCTGAAATGGACGTGGCCGATACGCTGATCGGCCTGAAGAAAACCGAGAAAAAGCAGCTGGGCAATGTGCTGACGCAGTGGCTGCCCGCGCGTCTGGCCGAAGGCTTGCTCACGGCCAATGGCTTTGACGCCACGGCGCGCCTGGCCGACATGGCTGACGCGAAACTGCGCGCGCTGGGCGACGCCATCAACCGCTGGGCCATCGTCCCGACCGGCTCGGAAGGCTACCGCAAGGCCGAGGTCACGCTGGGCGGCGTCGATACCAAGGGCCTGTCGCAGCAGACGATGATGGCCAATAATGTTCCCGGCCTGTACTTCATCGGCGAGACGGTCGACGTGACCGGTTGGCTCGGTGGTTACAACTTCCAGTGGGCCTGGGCATCGGGCGTGGCGGCCGGTCTGGCGGTGGCAAATAGTTGA
- the ybiB gene encoding DNA-binding protein YbiB encodes MTTDIERFVAAPFIKEIGRGVKGGRSMTRDDAHRLYAAILEGRVSDLELGAILLAMRIKGESVDELAGFMDAASAAFTPLPAPRGEFAPVSIPTYNGARKLANLTPLLALLLAREGVPVLVHGVSNDPGRVTTAEILHELGVTDATTGAEVHNEFVHGRVAFMPIEHLAPELARMLALRRVLGVRNSTHTIVKILQPFDGPALRLVSYTHPEYLVTLGEYFEGVDSETRGDAFLMRGTEGETVAHPHRAQRIDWFHAGQRALLVERDAPTDDLAIVPDGRDAATTAAWIGAALRGEVPVPPSIATQVAYCVEVSRKIRARSLPVAE; translated from the coding sequence ATGACTACCGATATCGAACGCTTTGTCGCTGCCCCCTTCATCAAGGAAATCGGCCGCGGCGTAAAAGGGGGGCGCAGCATGACGCGCGACGACGCGCACCGGCTCTACGCGGCCATCCTCGAGGGCCGTGTGTCCGACCTCGAACTGGGCGCCATTTTGCTTGCCATGCGCATCAAGGGCGAGTCGGTCGATGAACTGGCCGGCTTCATGGATGCAGCAAGCGCGGCGTTCACGCCGCTGCCCGCACCGCGCGGCGAATTCGCGCCGGTATCGATTCCTACCTACAACGGCGCGCGCAAGCTGGCCAATCTGACGCCGCTGCTGGCGCTGCTGCTGGCACGCGAAGGCGTGCCGGTGCTGGTGCATGGCGTGAGCAACGATCCGGGGCGCGTCACCACGGCAGAAATCCTGCACGAACTGGGCGTGACCGACGCGACCACCGGCGCCGAAGTCCACAACGAATTCGTCCATGGCCGCGTGGCCTTCATGCCGATCGAGCACCTGGCCCCGGAACTGGCACGCATGCTGGCGCTGCGCCGCGTGCTGGGCGTGCGCAATTCGACGCACACCATCGTCAAGATCCTGCAGCCATTCGATGGTCCGGCGCTGCGCCTGGTCTCGTACACGCACCCTGAATACCTGGTAACGCTGGGCGAGTACTTCGAAGGCGTCGACAGCGAAACCCGGGGCGACGCATTCCTGATGCGCGGCACCGAGGGCGAAACCGTCGCCCACCCGCACCGCGCCCAGCGCATCGACTGGTTCCACGCCGGCCAGCGCGCCCTGCTGGTCGAGCGCGACGCGCCCACCGACGACCTGGCCATCGTGCCCGACGGCCGCGATGCGGCCACCACCGCCGCCTGGATCGGCGCAGCGCTGCGCGGCGAGGTGCCGGTGCCGCCATCGATTGCCACGCAGGTGGCGTACTGCGTCGAAGTCTCGCGCAAGATCCGCGCGCGCAGCCTGCCTGTGGCCGAGTAA
- the rpoD gene encoding RNA polymerase sigma factor RpoD: MPTKKPETNVAATTTRTSAAKADNAQDKAEVRTATSAPVNQTTDAATLAAIDTSGYVLPSVKVPGRRGRKPKEFTPENDEIAALNAVERAELKAADKAKAKDRKAKEKALLKDAFSSDTEASEEELELRRSKLKALIKSGKERGFLTYAEINDHLPENIVDPEAIEGIIGTFNDMGIAVYEHAPDAETLLLSDNVPNATSDDEAEAAAEAALSTVDSDFGRTTDPVRMYMREMGSVELLTREGEIEIAKRIEDGLKDMIQAISACPVTIAEIIGTAAKIDSDEIKIDEIVDGLVDQEGEDNTPQVAAPVASESDEDDEDEEDAEGEEEEEEAPSNSGAAGYSAEQLEALKVTALAKFAEIAQQFDKMRKAFEKDGYNSKAYVKAQDAISNELLGIRFTAKVVEKLCDTLRGQVDEVRHIEKQILDVAVNRCGMPRAHFIKVFPGNETNLEWVDGEVNAGHAYSAILGRNIPTIKELQQRLIDLQARVVLPLPDLRNINRQMAAGEMKARKAKREMTEANLRLVISIAKKYTNRGLQFLDLIQEGNIGLMKAVDKFEYRRGYKFSTYATWWIRQAITRSIADQARTIRIPVHMIETINKMNRISRQILQETGAEPDPATLAIKMEMPEDKIRKIMKIAKEPISMETPIGDDDDSHLGDFIEDNNTLAPSDAALHASMRGVVKDVLDSLTPREAKVLRMRFGIEMSTDHTLEEVGKQFDVTRERIRQIEAKALRKLRHPSRSDKLKSFLENNS; encoded by the coding sequence GTGCCAACCAAGAAACCCGAAACCAACGTGGCTGCCACGACCACGAGAACGTCCGCCGCCAAGGCCGACAACGCGCAAGACAAGGCTGAGGTGCGCACGGCGACCTCTGCGCCTGTCAACCAGACGACCGATGCGGCCACGCTTGCCGCCATCGACACGTCGGGCTATGTCTTGCCGTCCGTCAAAGTGCCGGGCCGGCGCGGTCGCAAGCCAAAAGAATTCACCCCTGAAAACGACGAGATCGCCGCGCTGAACGCGGTCGAGCGCGCCGAACTCAAGGCTGCGGACAAGGCCAAGGCCAAGGACCGCAAGGCCAAAGAGAAGGCGCTGCTCAAGGATGCGTTCTCGTCCGATACCGAGGCCAGCGAAGAAGAACTCGAGCTGCGCCGCAGCAAGCTCAAGGCCCTGATCAAGTCGGGCAAGGAGCGCGGCTTCCTCACGTACGCCGAGATCAACGACCACCTGCCCGAGAACATCGTCGATCCGGAAGCGATCGAAGGCATCATCGGCACGTTCAACGACATGGGCATCGCGGTCTACGAACACGCGCCCGATGCCGAGACGCTGCTGCTGTCCGATAACGTCCCGAATGCCACCAGCGACGATGAAGCCGAAGCGGCTGCCGAAGCTGCGCTGTCGACGGTCGACTCCGATTTCGGCCGCACCACCGACCCGGTCCGCATGTACATGCGCGAGATGGGTTCGGTCGAGCTACTCACGCGCGAAGGCGAAATCGAGATCGCCAAGCGCATCGAAGACGGCCTGAAGGACATGATCCAGGCCATCTCGGCCTGCCCAGTAACGATTGCCGAGATCATCGGTACCGCCGCCAAGATCGACAGCGACGAAATCAAGATCGACGAAATCGTTGACGGCCTGGTCGACCAGGAAGGCGAAGACAACACGCCGCAAGTGGCCGCGCCCGTCGCCAGCGAGTCCGATGAGGACGACGAAGACGAAGAAGACGCCGAAGGCGAAGAGGAAGAAGAAGAGGCGCCAAGCAACTCGGGCGCCGCTGGTTATTCGGCTGAGCAGCTCGAAGCGCTGAAAGTCACGGCCCTGGCCAAGTTTGCCGAGATCGCCCAGCAATTCGACAAGATGCGCAAGGCGTTCGAAAAGGACGGCTACAACTCGAAAGCCTATGTCAAGGCGCAGGACGCGATCTCCAACGAGCTGCTGGGCATCCGCTTCACGGCCAAGGTCGTGGAAAAGCTGTGCGACACGCTGCGCGGCCAGGTCGACGAAGTGCGCCACATCGAAAAGCAGATCCTCGACGTGGCCGTGAACCGCTGCGGCATGCCGCGCGCTCACTTCATCAAGGTCTTCCCGGGCAATGAGACGAACCTGGAATGGGTGGATGGCGAAGTCAACGCCGGTCACGCCTACAGCGCGATCCTGGGCCGCAACATCCCGACGATCAAGGAACTGCAGCAACGCCTGATCGACCTGCAAGCGCGTGTCGTGCTGCCACTGCCTGACCTGCGCAACATCAACCGCCAGATGGCGGCCGGTGAAATGAAGGCGCGCAAGGCCAAGCGCGAAATGACCGAGGCCAACCTGCGCCTGGTGATTTCGATCGCCAAGAAGTATACGAATCGCGGCCTGCAATTTCTCGACCTGATCCAGGAAGGCAATATCGGCCTGATGAAGGCCGTGGACAAGTTCGAGTACCGCCGCGGCTACAAGTTCTCGACGTACGCAACATGGTGGATCCGCCAGGCGATCACCCGTTCGATCGCCGACCAGGCGCGCACGATCCGTATTCCCGTGCACATGATCGAGACGATCAACAAGATGAACCGGATCTCGCGCCAGATCCTGCAAGAGACCGGCGCTGAGCCCGACCCGGCCACGCTCGCGATCAAGATGGAAATGCCAGAAGATAAAATCCGCAAGATCATGAAAATCGCGAAAGAGCCGATTTCCATGGAAACGCCGATCGGTGACGACGACGATTCGCATCTGGGCGATTTTATCGAAGACAACAACACGCTGGCACCATCGGACGCTGCGCTGCACGCCTCGATGCGCGGCGTGGTCAAGGATGTGCTCGACTCGCTGACGCCACGCGAAGCCAAGGTGCTGCGCATGCGCTTCGGCATCGAGATGTCGACTGACCACACGCTGGAAGAGGTCGGCAAGCAGTTCGACGTCACCCGTGAGCGGATTCGCCAGATCGAGGCGAAGGCGCTGCGCAAACTGCGTCACCCGTCGCGCTCGGACAAGCTCAAGAGCTTCCTCGAGAACAACAGCTGA
- a CDS encoding 3-deoxy-7-phosphoheptulonate synthase, translating to MTSTPQIENTNVSSFARMPTPVELHTTLPLNDRAYATVMQGRETLRNILDRKDKRLFVVVGPCSIHDPEAGLDYARRLKALQDEVSETMVLVMRVYFEKPRTTTGWKGYINDPFMDDSFRVEVGMERARQFLLDVCEIGLPTATEALDPISPQYLGDLIAWTAIGARTTESQTHREMSSGLSTPVGFKNGTDGDVSIAINAVLSSSNPHAFLGINGQGSVSIVRTSGNAYGHVVLRGGGGRPNYDSVSVAIAEQALTKAKLPANLVVDCSHANSYKKPELQPLVMSDVIQQIRHGNKSLVGVMIESNIVSGSQSIPSDLSQLVYGCSVTDDCIGWDETETMLREAHKELLQRP from the coding sequence ATGACCAGTACGCCACAAATCGAAAATACCAACGTCAGCTCGTTCGCCCGCATGCCAACGCCGGTCGAGCTGCATACCACCCTGCCGCTGAACGACCGCGCCTATGCCACCGTGATGCAGGGCCGCGAAACGCTGCGCAATATCCTCGACCGCAAGGACAAGCGTCTGTTTGTCGTCGTGGGCCCGTGCTCGATCCATGATCCCGAAGCTGGCCTCGACTATGCGCGCCGCCTCAAGGCGCTGCAGGATGAGGTCAGCGAGACGATGGTGCTGGTGATGCGGGTGTATTTCGAAAAGCCACGCACGACCACCGGCTGGAAGGGCTATATCAATGACCCGTTCATGGACGATTCGTTCCGCGTCGAGGTCGGCATGGAGCGCGCGCGCCAGTTCCTGCTGGACGTCTGTGAAATCGGCTTGCCGACCGCGACCGAAGCACTCGATCCGATCTCGCCGCAATACCTGGGCGACCTGATCGCCTGGACCGCCATCGGCGCGCGCACGACCGAATCGCAGACGCACCGCGAAATGTCGTCCGGCCTGTCCACGCCCGTGGGCTTCAAGAACGGCACCGATGGCGACGTGAGCATTGCGATCAATGCGGTGCTGTCGTCGTCGAACCCGCACGCGTTCCTGGGCATCAATGGCCAGGGTTCCGTGTCCATCGTGCGCACCAGCGGCAACGCCTATGGTCACGTGGTGCTGCGCGGCGGCGGCGGCCGGCCGAATTATGATTCGGTCTCGGTGGCCATTGCCGAACAGGCGCTGACCAAGGCCAAGCTGCCGGCCAACCTGGTGGTCGACTGCTCGCACGCCAACAGCTACAAGAAGCCGGAACTGCAACCGCTGGTCATGTCCGACGTCATCCAGCAAATCCGTCATGGCAACAAGTCGCTGGTGGGTGTAATGATCGAGTCGAACATCGTCAGCGGCAGCCAGTCGATTCCAAGTGACCTGTCGCAGCTGGTCTATGGCTGCTCGGTGACCGACGACTGCATCGGCTGGGACGAAACCGAAACCATGCTGCGCGAAGCGCACAAGGAATTGCTGCAGCGTCCGTAA
- a CDS encoding DUF1311 domain-containing protein: protein MPVSNRCWLVPVFLSTVFFIAPVAAQVQPEAPPVPLRFAPGQTEVEVRGTVTGYQTQAYTFDSAAGGNATVRLDHKGQASLYFNVAAPSGATIFNGSMDGPRFQAILRERGRYQVSVYLMRNDARRGKQVPFTLRINQSASNMQQPLPPHADGPSFDCSRARGVIETAICRSPALSELDGRLDFVYRDALAGAGPRQREDIRNDQRQWLNSRASCSRESALERCLTRLYLARISRLEPKR, encoded by the coding sequence ATGCCTGTATCGAATCGTTGCTGGCTCGTACCCGTGTTTCTGAGCACGGTTTTCTTCATCGCACCCGTGGCGGCGCAAGTGCAGCCCGAGGCGCCCCCTGTGCCACTGCGGTTCGCTCCCGGCCAGACTGAGGTGGAAGTGCGCGGGACCGTCACGGGTTACCAGACCCAGGCGTACACGTTCGACAGCGCCGCTGGCGGCAACGCCACCGTGCGCCTGGATCACAAGGGGCAAGCCTCGCTCTACTTCAATGTTGCGGCGCCTTCCGGTGCGACGATCTTCAACGGCAGCATGGACGGCCCACGGTTCCAGGCGATACTGCGCGAGCGCGGCCGCTACCAGGTCAGTGTCTATTTGATGCGCAATGACGCCCGCCGCGGCAAGCAAGTGCCATTCACGTTACGTATCAACCAGTCCGCATCCAACATGCAACAGCCATTGCCGCCACACGCAGATGGCCCGAGCTTCGACTGCAGCAGGGCCCGCGGCGTCATTGAAACTGCCATCTGTCGCAGCCCTGCCCTGTCCGAACTCGACGGGCGCCTCGATTTTGTGTATCGGGATGCTCTGGCAGGGGCTGGTCCCCGGCAGAGGGAAGATATCCGCAACGACCAGCGCCAGTGGCTGAACTCGCGTGCGTCATGTTCCCGGGAGTCTGCGCTGGAACGGTGCCTGACCCGACTTTACCTGGCGCGTATCAGCAGGCTCGAGCCGAAACGTTGA
- a CDS encoding 30S ribosomal protein S21 — MTTIRLKENEPFEVAMRRFKRTIEKTGLLTELRAREFYEKPTAERKRKLAAAVKRHYKRIRSQQLPKKLY, encoded by the coding sequence ATGACCACTATCCGCCTTAAAGAAAACGAGCCGTTCGAAGTCGCCATGCGTCGCTTCAAACGCACCATCGAAAAGACCGGTCTGTTGACGGAACTGCGCGCACGCGAGTTCTACGAAAAACCGACCGCAGAACGCAAGCGCAAGCTGGCAGCAGCAGTGAAGCGTCACTACAAGCGCATCCGCAGCCAGCAACTGCCGAAGAAACTGTACTAA
- a CDS encoding GatB/YqeY domain-containing protein — MSLKEQLTEDMKSAMRAKETGRLAAVRLIISEVKRKELDEQTQLDDTQVLAVIEKMIKQRKDSISQFEAGNRPDLADIEKAEMVILSAYMPAGLSDEEIAAEVAAAVAETGATGPQDMGKLMGVLKPKLAGRADMTVVSGLVKKALAGA; from the coding sequence ATGAGCTTAAAAGAACAACTGACCGAAGACATGAAAAGCGCCATGCGCGCCAAGGAAACCGGCCGCCTGGCAGCGGTGCGCCTGATCATTTCCGAAGTCAAGCGCAAGGAGCTCGACGAGCAGACCCAGCTGGACGATACCCAGGTGCTGGCCGTGATCGAAAAAATGATCAAGCAGCGCAAGGATTCGATCAGCCAGTTTGAAGCCGGCAACCGTCCTGACCTGGCCGACATCGAGAAGGCCGAAATGGTCATCCTGTCGGCGTACATGCCGGCTGGCCTGTCGGACGAAGAAATCGCCGCCGAAGTCGCTGCTGCCGTTGCCGAAACCGGCGCCACCGGTCCGCAAGACATGGGCAAGCTGATGGGCGTGCTCAAGCCAAAGCTGGCTGGCCGCGCCGACATGACCGTGGTCTCCGGCCTGGTCAAGAAAGCCCTGGCTGGCGCATAA
- a CDS encoding DNA primase — MIPQTFITDLLNRVDIVDIVGRYVQLKKGGANFMGLCPFHNEKSPSFTVSPTKQFYHCFGCGAHGTSIGFLIEYSGMGFVDAVKDLAQNVGMIVPDVDDKIPPAQRAAQQAQSLALTDALTQACAFYRAQLREAPDAIAYLKNRGLTGEVAARFGMGYAPAGWDSLRAVFPEYEAHVLVESGLVIDKVDEDGNRHKRYDRFRERVMFPIRNTKGQVIGFGGRVLDSGEPKYLNSPETPLFQKGLELYGLFEARQAIRDAGYVLVTEGYMDVVALAQLGFPQAVATLGTACTSTHVQKLLRQTDDVIFSFDGDKAGRKAARRALEACLPQVSDNKTIKFLFLPQEHDPDSFVRERGAEAFEQEIADAMPLSQFLLREVTQEHDLDTPEGRAKSQFDAKPLLQSMTPSSLRLQIVRGLASMTQSTPAEIESLFELSKPVATARRAPPRQGRPEPVGLERKMLRILVAHPHLALELDEVALSAFDYFGEEGADRLRHLIDTAQALGPHGTFAALSQQLHEVTNEYDGMIAEIAAEPENEVDGDRIVLLSSVRQIKMDSLREELNQLFSASLTPDQVSTRYREITAQLDLLEREATAAMAPR; from the coding sequence GTGATTCCGCAAACTTTCATCACCGATTTGCTCAACCGGGTCGACATTGTCGATATCGTGGGCCGCTACGTCCAGCTCAAGAAGGGCGGGGCGAACTTCATGGGCCTGTGCCCATTTCACAACGAAAAGTCGCCCAGCTTCACCGTCAGCCCGACCAAGCAGTTCTATCACTGCTTCGGTTGTGGTGCCCATGGTACGTCGATCGGCTTTCTGATCGAATACTCGGGCATGGGCTTCGTCGATGCGGTGAAGGACCTGGCCCAGAACGTCGGCATGATCGTGCCTGACGTCGATGACAAGATTCCGCCGGCCCAGCGCGCCGCCCAGCAGGCACAATCGCTGGCGCTGACCGATGCGCTGACGCAGGCGTGTGCGTTTTACCGCGCCCAGCTGCGCGAAGCGCCGGACGCCATCGCGTATCTGAAGAACCGCGGCCTGACCGGCGAAGTGGCCGCCCGCTTCGGCATGGGCTACGCCCCGGCCGGCTGGGACAGCCTGCGCGCCGTGTTCCCCGAGTACGAGGCGCATGTGCTGGTCGAGTCGGGTCTGGTGATCGACAAGGTCGACGAAGACGGCAACCGCCACAAACGCTACGACCGCTTCCGTGAACGCGTGATGTTCCCGATTCGCAACACCAAAGGCCAGGTCATCGGCTTTGGCGGCCGCGTGCTCGACAGCGGCGAACCGAAGTATCTGAACTCGCCCGAAACGCCGCTGTTCCAGAAAGGCCTGGAGCTCTACGGCCTGTTCGAGGCGCGCCAGGCAATCCGCGACGCCGGCTATGTCTTGGTGACCGAAGGCTATATGGACGTCGTCGCGCTGGCCCAGCTGGGCTTCCCGCAAGCGGTGGCCACGCTTGGCACCGCTTGTACCAGTACCCACGTGCAAAAGCTGCTGCGCCAGACCGACGACGTGATCTTCAGCTTCGACGGCGACAAGGCCGGTCGCAAGGCTGCGCGCCGCGCGCTCGAAGCGTGCCTGCCGCAAGTGAGCGACAACAAGACCATCAAGTTCCTGTTCCTGCCGCAAGAGCACGACCCGGACAGCTTCGTGCGCGAGCGCGGCGCCGAAGCCTTCGAACAAGAAATTGCCGATGCGATGCCGCTGTCGCAATTCCTGCTGCGCGAAGTCACGCAAGAGCACGATCTCGATACGCCCGAAGGCCGCGCCAAGTCGCAGTTCGACGCCAAGCCGCTGCTGCAATCGATGACGCCGTCGAGCCTGCGCCTGCAGATCGTGCGCGGCCTGGCCAGCATGACGCAATCGACGCCGGCGGAGATCGAAAGCCTGTTCGAGTTGTCCAAGCCAGTGGCCACCGCGCGCCGCGCGCCGCCGCGCCAGGGCCGGCCCGAGCCAGTGGGTCTGGAGCGCAAGATGCTGCGCATTCTGGTTGCGCATCCGCACCTGGCGCTGGAACTCGACGAAGTCGCACTGAGCGCCTTCGACTATTTCGGCGAAGAGGGCGCGGATCGCCTGCGGCATCTGATCGACACCGCGCAGGCCCTGGGTCCGCACGGCACGTTTGCCGCACTGTCACAACAGTTGCATGAAGTCACTAACGAGTATGATGGCATGATTGCTGAAATTGCCGCCGAACCCGAAAACGAGGTCGATGGCGATCGCATCGTTCTGCTCAGTTCAGTACGCCAAATCAAGATGGATTCGTTACGAGAAGAATTGAACCAGTTGTTTTCTGCCAGCTTGACCCCAGATCAGGTCAGTACTCGCTATCGCGAGATTACTGCCCAGCTGGACCTTCTGGAACGTGAAGCCACCGCGGCGATGGCACCCCGATGA